The Acidimicrobiia bacterium genome includes a window with the following:
- the mnmA gene encoding tRNA 2-thiouridine(34) synthase MnmA, with translation MRVMVAMSGGVDSSVAAAMMVEEGHEVIGATLKLWQGPNGEAPTAGCCTVSDSEDARRVAAQLDIPYYVLDYTDDFMSGVVDRFIGDYFSGRTPNPCVECNRTVKFSRLLDQAADFGCDVLVTGHYARTHRDEMGWHLLKGVDAAKDQSYVLYMLGQAELERVRFPVGEQSKAETRRYAEGLGLRTAAKPDSQDICFVGDGNYRDFLRDQAAEVAQPGPIVDSDGLQLGTHNGVIDFTIGQRKGLGVALGEPRYVIDIEPSTATITLGRKEELATTDFRVDAAVWVAGEPPLPGVFDVKVRYKTAAVPGSVAPSSGGASVEFDEPQGAIAPGQAAVFYAGDEVVGGGTIVTP, from the coding sequence ATGAGGGTGATGGTGGCCATGAGCGGGGGCGTCGACTCGTCCGTGGCTGCGGCGATGATGGTCGAGGAAGGTCACGAGGTGATCGGGGCGACCCTCAAGCTCTGGCAAGGGCCGAACGGCGAGGCGCCTACGGCCGGATGTTGCACGGTGTCCGACAGTGAGGATGCCCGCCGGGTGGCTGCCCAACTCGACATCCCGTACTACGTCCTCGACTACACCGATGACTTCATGTCGGGTGTGGTCGATCGTTTCATCGGCGACTATTTCAGTGGCCGCACACCCAACCCGTGCGTCGAATGCAACCGCACCGTGAAGTTCTCCCGTCTCCTCGACCAGGCGGCCGACTTCGGCTGCGACGTGCTGGTCACCGGGCACTATGCCCGCACCCACCGTGATGAGATGGGTTGGCACCTGCTCAAGGGCGTCGACGCTGCAAAGGACCAGTCCTACGTGTTGTACATGCTGGGGCAGGCCGAACTCGAGCGGGTCCGGTTCCCGGTCGGCGAGCAATCGAAGGCTGAGACCCGCCGCTATGCGGAAGGGCTCGGTCTGCGAACGGCAGCCAAGCCAGACAGCCAGGACATCTGCTTCGTCGGTGACGGCAACTACCGCGACTTTCTCCGGGACCAGGCTGCCGAGGTCGCCCAACCGGGGCCGATCGTGGATTCGGATGGTCTGCAGCTGGGCACGCACAACGGGGTGATCGATTTCACGATTGGGCAGCGAAAGGGACTGGGCGTAGCGCTCGGTGAGCCCCGGTATGTGATCGATATCGAGCCGTCGACTGCCACGATCACTCTCGGCCGCAAGGAAGAACTGGCGACCACGGACTTCCGCGTCGATGCAGCCGTCTGGGTGGCCGGCGAGCCCCCACTCCCGGGCGTCTTTGATGTCAAGGTCCGCTACAAGACGGCGGCCGTGCCCGGTTCGGTCGCCCCCTCATCCGGGGGAGCGTCGGTCGAGTTCGACGAACCGCAAGGAGCCATCGCCCCCGGACAGGCTGCCGTCTTCTACGCCGGCGACGAAGTCGTCGGTGGCGGCACGATAGTGACACCATGA
- a CDS encoding cysteine desulfurase family protein, which translates to MRRARSFKLLDRGTIVAHMLYLDHAATTPMRPEVWEAMAPYAGEVYGNASGSHGAARLAKNALEEARERAARLLGARPLEIVFTGGGTESDNLALQGAALAGRRRGGVVTTAIEHEAVLETAAFLTGLGCRVDLVGVDRMGRVDPKEVAGAVGGDTAVVSIMAANNETGVVQPVRKVSEAVKAANPEVAVHTDAVQSFISQDLNVDDLGADMVSLAAHKFGGPKGVGLLYVRTGVGLEPILHGGGQELGRRSGTHNVMGAVGMVQAMELAASDRERFVVDVGEARRRFEEGLRVAIPDLEVNAPLDGRLVQHSHVRIPGVRNETLLVRLDQRGLAASAGSSCQSGAATVSHVLAAMGFDDEPARQCLRVSFGWTTTPQDGDDAAAIVAEAVQGLR; encoded by the coding sequence GTGCGCAGGGCGCGGTCGTTCAAGCTGCTCGACCGTGGCACAATCGTGGCGCACATGCTCTACCTCGACCACGCCGCCACCACGCCGATGCGTCCCGAAGTCTGGGAGGCGATGGCTCCGTACGCCGGCGAGGTCTACGGCAACGCCTCTGGGAGCCACGGAGCTGCGCGGCTGGCGAAGAACGCACTCGAGGAGGCCCGTGAACGAGCCGCCCGCCTGCTCGGCGCTCGACCGCTGGAGATCGTCTTCACCGGCGGCGGCACCGAGTCCGACAATCTGGCTCTCCAGGGAGCCGCGCTGGCGGGAAGGCGGCGCGGCGGGGTGGTGACGACGGCCATCGAGCACGAGGCAGTCCTCGAGACGGCTGCGTTCCTGACAGGCCTGGGCTGCCGGGTCGATCTGGTCGGAGTCGACCGGATGGGCCGTGTTGATCCAAAAGAAGTGGCCGGCGCGGTGGGCGGGGACACGGCGGTGGTCTCGATCATGGCGGCCAACAACGAAACCGGAGTCGTCCAGCCGGTCCGGAAGGTCTCGGAGGCCGTCAAGGCGGCCAACCCGGAGGTGGCGGTCCATACCGATGCGGTGCAGTCGTTCATCTCACAGGATCTCAACGTCGACGACCTGGGTGCGGACATGGTGTCGCTGGCCGCCCACAAGTTCGGCGGTCCGAAGGGCGTGGGGCTGTTGTACGTGCGAACGGGCGTCGGTCTCGAGCCGATCTTGCACGGCGGGGGCCAGGAACTGGGCCGTCGGTCCGGTACGCACAACGTCATGGGGGCCGTCGGAATGGTGCAGGCAATGGAGCTGGCCGCCTCCGATCGAGAACGATTCGTCGTCGACGTCGGGGAGGCTCGCCGTCGATTCGAAGAAGGCCTCCGTGTCGCCATCCCGGACCTCGAAGTGAACGCCCCGCTCGATGGACGGCTCGTCCAGCATTCACACGTGCGGATTCCGGGCGTTCGCAATGAGACCCTGCTGGTCCGCCTCGATCAGCGGGGCCTGGCCGCCTCGGCGGGTTCGTCGTGCCAGTCGGGAGCAGCCACCGTGTCGCACGTTCTGGCGGCGATGGGATTCGACGACGAACCCGCCCGCCAGTGTCTCCGTGTGAGCTTCGGTTGGACGACCACTCCCCAAGATGGCGACGACGCGGCAGCCATCGTCGCTGAAGCAGTGCAGGGCCTCCGTTGA